One genomic segment of Helicobacter pylori NQ4053 includes these proteins:
- a CDS encoding type IA DNA topoisomerase: MYKNCVFIIESPNKIIKIKELTGSSFVFATGGHFVELVNIEVSKEFNPIFEIKKSTDKKKDRSTHINYMINQCKDKVVYIATDPDREGYGIGYKFYEKIKNLAKTIYRTEFHEITKSGVEKGLNNAVLFSQSNPNLYYSWLGRIVSDQFIGFTLTPYLRKNIKNFEVSAGRVQTPALSILVELDRKIQAFEQKNNDEKLSYSIEAIIDALGSQISIALVEEDKRKVFETKELAQNFLNDLKNNLNPLAFLDAIEQKDKEKTPPKPFTTSNLLKDGARILEMGVKQIQEHAQKLFEAGLITYIRTDSEALSKEYLQEHKVFFESIYPSVYEYREYRAGKNSQAEAHEAIRITHPHCYEDLKKVCEEHNITDIDDLKVYTLIFFNTICSQSKNAIYENTTLNFKVKTHSFKCSFSQLKSKGFKAIKDLEEEKKDEEEIESDLDFSSLQLKTQMPILDFNIKEIKTKAPSPYTESTFIAMMETYGIGRPSTYTSVFEILKNKNYITLEGKNRKITPTALGKSIVDFFLNDSQTQWIAISKVDDSFTKKLEEMLDMIIEDGKSAYLDLMQNIQKKLGTEISNLYRNNSNNNASATKKEMIPPTEKQLNFVETIEKTLQIKASDMTKKDKFACMRFIEEHSKKMPKKDK, from the coding sequence ATGTATAAAAACTGCGTATTTATCATAGAAAGTCCTAATAAAATCATTAAAATCAAAGAATTAACAGGAAGTTCATTTGTTTTTGCAACTGGTGGGCATTTTGTTGAGCTAGTCAATATTGAAGTGAGTAAAGAATTTAACCCTATTTTTGAAATCAAAAAAAGCACAGATAAGAAAAAAGATAGATCCACTCATATCAATTACATGATCAATCAATGTAAAGATAAAGTAGTCTATATTGCTACTGACCCTGATAGAGAAGGTTATGGCATAGGCTATAAATTTTATGAAAAAATCAAAAATCTGGCTAAAACAATTTATCGCACGGAGTTTCATGAAATCACAAAAAGCGGTGTGGAAAAAGGCTTGAATAATGCTGTGCTATTTTCTCAAAGCAATCCCAATCTCTATTATAGCTGGCTAGGTAGGATTGTAAGCGATCAATTTATAGGTTTTACTTTAACGCCTTATTTGCGCAAAAACATTAAGAATTTTGAAGTGAGTGCTGGTAGGGTTCAAACCCCTGCTCTTTCCATTCTAGTAGAATTAGACAGAAAAATCCAAGCCTTTGAGCAAAAGAATAATGATGAGAAATTAAGTTATAGCATAGAAGCTATTATTGATGCGCTAGGTTCTCAAATCTCTATTGCTTTAGTAGAAGAGGATAAAAGGAAAGTGTTTGAGACTAAAGAATTAGCCCAAAATTTTTTAAATGACTTAAAAAACAATCTTAACCCATTAGCTTTTTTAGACGCAATAGAGCAAAAAGATAAAGAAAAAACTCCACCTAAACCTTTCACCACTTCCAATCTTTTAAAAGATGGGGCTAGAATTTTAGAAATGGGCGTTAAGCAAATCCAAGAACACGCCCAAAAACTTTTTGAAGCTGGATTGATTACTTATATTCGCACCGATAGCGAAGCGTTAAGTAAAGAATACTTGCAAGAGCATAAAGTGTTTTTTGAAAGTATTTATCCTAGCGTGTATGAATACAGAGAATATAGGGCTGGTAAAAATTCGCAAGCTGAAGCGCATGAGGCTATAAGAATTACACACCCTCACTGCTATGAAGATCTTAAAAAAGTGTGTGAGGAACACAATATTACAGATATTGATGATTTAAAAGTTTATACGCTTATCTTTTTTAACACCATTTGTTCTCAAAGCAAAAACGCTATTTATGAAAACACAACTTTAAACTTTAAGGTAAAAACGCACAGCTTTAAATGCAGTTTTAGCCAACTCAAATCTAAAGGTTTTAAAGCGATTAAAGATTTAGAAGAAGAAAAGAAAGATGAAGAAGAGATTGAAAGCGATCTTGATTTTTCTAGCTTGCAATTAAAAACTCAAATGCCTATTTTAGATTTTAATATCAAAGAAATAAAAACTAAAGCTCCTAGCCCTTATACTGAAAGCACTTTTATTGCAATGATGGAGACCTATGGTATAGGAAGACCTAGCACTTATACAAGTGTATTTGAGATCTTAAAAAACAAAAATTACATCACATTAGAGGGCAAAAATAGAAAGATCACGCCCACGGCTTTGGGTAAAAGCATCGTTGATTTCTTCTTAAATGATAGCCAAACACAATGGATTGCTATTTCTAAAGTGGATGATAGTTTTACCAAAAAATTAGAAGAAATGCTAGATATGATTATAGAAGATGGTAAAAGCGCTTATCTTGATTTAATGCAAAATATCCAAAAGAAATTAGGTACAGAAATTTCTAACTTATATAGAAATAATAGCAATAACAACGCTTCTGCTACAAAAAAAGAAATGATACCTCCCACTGAAAAACAACTTAATTTTGTAGAAACTATAGAAAAAACTCTTCAAATAAAAGCTTCTGATATGACAAAAAAAGACAAGTTTGCGTGCATGAGGTTTATAGAAGAACATAGTAAAAAAATGCCTAAAAAGGATAAGTGA
- a CDS encoding type IV secretion system protein, whose protein sequence is MEKVCVSAWELPKVLEERLKEKYGDDWEKYVKAKAINEEELEEQVKAKAKEQQKTQREKTLNGFLKKVGLKKRDMLQSTMLFDGVKEADVLFQAERKIGDWIFSSAVFFFALALIEAIIIVCLLPLKEKVPYLVTFSNATQNFAIVKRADKSIRANQALVRQLVASYVNNRENISSIKEQNEIAHETIRLQSAFEVWDFFEKLVSYEHSIYTNVNLTQKISIINIALISKTQANIEISAQLFNKEKLESKKRYRIIMTFEFEPIEIDTKSVPLNPTGFIVTGYDVTEIAILKDLDEKNKVKDDGVKSRIIHTEKKDPHMSQYKDVKEQ, encoded by the coding sequence ATGGAAAAAGTTTGCGTGAGCGCATGGGAGTTGCCTAAGGTTTTAGAAGAAAGATTAAAAGAAAAATATGGCGATGATTGGGAAAAATATGTTAAGGCTAAAGCAATAAACGAAGAAGAGCTTGAAGAACAAGTCAAAGCTAAAGCCAAAGAGCAACAAAAGACACAAAGAGAAAAAACACTCAATGGATTTTTAAAAAAAGTTGGCTTAAAAAAGCGTGATATGTTACAAAGCACTATGCTGTTTGATGGAGTCAAAGAAGCTGATGTGCTTTTTCAAGCAGAGCGTAAAATTGGCGATTGGATTTTTAGCAGTGCGGTGTTCTTTTTTGCTCTAGCCCTTATAGAAGCCATTATTATTGTATGCTTATTGCCGTTAAAAGAAAAAGTGCCGTATTTAGTAACCTTTTCAAACGCTACACAAAATTTTGCCATAGTCAAAAGAGCAGACAAGAGCATCCGCGCCAATCAAGCGCTTGTGAGACAATTGGTAGCGTCTTATGTCAATAATAGAGAAAATATTTCAAGTATAAAAGAGCAAAACGAAATAGCCCACGAAACCATTAGGTTGCAAAGCGCATTTGAAGTGTGGGATTTTTTTGAAAAACTGGTTTCTTATGAACATAGCATTTACACTAATGTAAATCTAACACAAAAAATTAGCATTATCAATATCGCTTTAATCAGTAAAACCCAAGCCAATATTGAAATATCCGCACAACTTTTTAATAAAGAAAAGTTAGAAAGCAAAAAGCGTTATAGAATAATTATGACCTTTGAATTTGAACCTATTGAAATTGATACAAAATCTGTTCCCTTAAACCCTACAGGCTTTATTGTTACAGGTTATGATGTAACTGAAATTGCGATTTTAAAAGATTTAGATGAGAAAAATAAAGTCAAAGATGATGGTGTGAAATCTAGGATTATCCATACCGAGAAAAAAGACCCTCACATGAGCCAATATAAAGATGTTAAGGAACAATAA
- a CDS encoding TrbG/VirB9 family P-type conjugative transfer protein yields MKKFTLSLFLYCALLNAEEDIFRNNANETDPTSSFEHGKENNNLIPAKSDSLESFKEQENKEKAKQLMDLKALQSVYFSKNRKLQDNNFNVLYVAGNTNKIRLRYAMTTTFIFDNDPIIYVSLGDPSGFELTYPTNDHYDLSNMLVIKPLLIGVDTNLTVVGASGTIYTFYLFSTTYTSKFQSYFSVFVSNKRSIGKLNILSKSKLEKREQEQLAKTETDNSNKQDKHKLDYRKINYESKEIDDGKFIRIGDEVNHIFIEKAKINRGYLQNPKHKRTWWSLWLYKKPSDDALDIKALDVFDDGKYTYFRYDRDQAFSKFPYTYKVVDGYDNPINSRVVGNYIIAEDISKKWTLRSGKEYVCVRRDKRKYQKSKDFMLLKRLLEQDEAMKAKRNNIHLIEDTTPQPKNAISVTELLAQIKNQTPNEKCRALNEEEVKTLEEVKNIIKAPKPLQKDLKKNAKKHTIKTQYCVPIPYIERLKTTDGLEKHQKGLNNTKKQNQADPIKEIKK; encoded by the coding sequence ATGAAAAAATTTACTCTATCGCTATTTTTGTATTGCGCTTTACTTAACGCTGAAGAGGATATTTTTAGGAACAATGCAAATGAAACTGATCCTACAAGTTCTTTTGAACATGGCAAAGAAAACAACAATCTTATCCCAGCAAAATCTGATAGTTTAGAAAGTTTCAAAGAACAAGAAAACAAAGAAAAAGCCAAACAACTTATGGATTTAAAAGCCTTACAGAGCGTGTATTTTTCTAAAAATAGAAAATTGCAAGACAATAATTTCAATGTCTTATATGTGGCAGGCAACACCAACAAAATCCGCTTACGCTATGCGATGACTACCACTTTTATTTTTGATAATGATCCTATTATCTATGTAAGCTTAGGAGATCCTAGCGGTTTTGAACTCACTTACCCCACTAATGATCATTACGATTTATCCAACATGCTAGTGATCAAACCCTTGCTTATAGGGGTGGATACGAACCTAACCGTAGTCGGAGCGAGCGGCACAATTTATACCTTTTACTTGTTTAGCACCACTTACACCAGCAAGTTTCAAAGCTATTTTTCAGTGTTTGTTTCTAATAAAAGATCTATCGGTAAGCTCAATATTTTGTCTAAGAGCAAGTTAGAAAAAAGGGAACAAGAACAATTGGCTAAAACAGAAACAGATAACTCCAATAAACAAGATAAGCACAAGCTTGACTACAGAAAAATCAATTATGAGAGCAAGGAAATTGATGATGGCAAGTTTATAAGAATTGGAGATGAAGTCAATCACATTTTCATTGAAAAAGCTAAAATCAATCGTGGTTATTTGCAAAACCCCAAACACAAACGCACCTGGTGGAGTTTGTGGCTCTATAAAAAACCCAGTGATGACGCACTTGATATAAAGGCGCTAGATGTCTTTGATGATGGCAAATACACTTATTTTAGATATGACAGGGATCAAGCCTTTTCAAAATTTCCTTACACCTATAAGGTTGTAGATGGGTATGATAATCCTATCAATAGCCGTGTGGTAGGGAATTACATTATTGCTGAAGACATTTCTAAAAAATGGACTTTAAGGAGCGGTAAGGAATACGTGTGCGTAAGAAGAGACAAGCGCAAATACCAAAAGTCTAAGGACTTCATGCTTTTAAAAAGGCTTTTAGAACAAGATGAAGCCATGAAAGCCAAACGAAACAACATCCACTTGATTGAAGACACTACGCCTCAACCTAAAAATGCCATTAGCGTAACGGAGTTGTTAGCTCAAATCAAAAACCAAACTCCAAATGAAAAATGCCGAGCCTTAAATGAAGAAGAAGTTAAGACTTTAGAAGAGGTTAAAAACATCATAAAAGCTCCTAAGCCTTTGCAAAAAGATTTGAAAAAGAACGCTAAAAAACACACCATCAAAACCCAATATTGCGTGCCTATCCCCTATATTGAAAGACTAAAAACCACTGATGGTTTAGAGAAGCATCAAAAGGGGCTAAATAACACCAAAAAACAAAATCAAGCGGACCCTATTAAAGAGATTAAAAAATAA
- a CDS encoding DNA type IV secretion system protein ComB10, with protein MGFFIVIRNAPIVSIFIVLMLIFCTWFFLYDDSSPKAVKKYVKGKFPISDYLYKKADEKKILPQNNVVKQEIKEERIKKSCKGQITDSKGNLIDDDCNIIATQKQVNNLPNLPKDILKTKPTVTSNPSNYNTANEDEKSRLVILASRISSQKETQPPISIKNSVSNTKSKEKQELEKEYGSSGFKNFKRKNVASSENKLLRTITADRMIPAILITPISSEIGGSKIVAQVESDIYATMGRAVLIPKGSRAIGYYNSNNKIGEYRLEIAWNRIITPQGVNIILSDAKGADVKGYNGIIGTLHNKYWERYGIPLSLSTLSNGLLIGLTSGLTEAMKNKRGGFNQNYFGDYMMMQMTRQTGISLNNIIAQIMREQIRIKPIITIREGSHIFISPNTDIWFPIPKNNEVLAKFFNEEKEQNNNTK; from the coding sequence ATGGGCTTTTTTATAGTAATTAGAAACGCACCGATTGTAAGTATCTTTATTGTTTTGATGCTTATTTTTTGCACATGGTTTTTCCTTTATGATGATAGCTCGCCTAAAGCAGTGAAAAAATATGTTAAAGGTAAGTTTCCAATCTCTGACTATCTCTACAAAAAAGCGGATGAAAAGAAAATCCTACCACAGAACAATGTCGTTAAACAAGAAATTAAAGAAGAAAGAATTAAAAAATCTTGTAAGGGTCAGATAACAGATAGTAAGGGTAATTTAATAGATGATGATTGCAATATTATAGCCACTCAAAAACAAGTTAATAATTTACCAAACTTACCAAAAGATATACTTAAAACCAAACCTACTGTTACCTCCAATCCTTCCAACTACAATACCGCTAACGAAGATGAAAAATCCCGCCTGGTGATTTTAGCGTCTCGTATTAGCAGCCAAAAAGAAACGCAACCTCCAATCTCTATAAAAAATAGTGTTTCTAACACAAAATCCAAAGAAAAACAAGAACTTGAAAAAGAATACGGCTCTAGCGGTTTTAAAAATTTTAAAAGAAAAAATGTAGCGAGCAGTGAAAACAAACTTTTAAGAACGATTACAGCTGACAGGATGATCCCAGCCATTCTGATCACTCCTATTAGCAGTGAAATAGGGGGGAGTAAGATAGTCGCTCAAGTGGAGAGCGATATATACGCAACGATGGGTAGAGCGGTTTTAATCCCTAAAGGGAGTAGAGCTATAGGTTATTACAACTCCAATAACAAAATAGGAGAATACCGATTAGAAATTGCTTGGAATAGGATAATCACGCCACAAGGGGTCAATATCATACTAAGCGATGCTAAGGGAGCTGATGTCAAGGGCTATAACGGCATAATAGGCACGCTCCATAACAAATATTGGGAACGCTATGGTATCCCCTTATCCTTAAGCACTTTGTCAAACGGGCTACTCATAGGACTTACTAGCGGTCTTACCGAAGCGATGAAAAACAAAAGAGGCGGTTTCAATCAAAACTATTTTGGAGATTACATGATGATGCAAATGACGAGGCAAACTGGTATCAGCCTGAATAACATTATCGCTCAAATCATGCGAGAGCAAATCAGGATTAAGCCCATTATCACTATTAGAGAAGGAAGCCATATCTTCATTAGTCCTAATACGGATATTTGGTTTCCTATCCCTAAAAACAATGAGGTCTTAGCGAAATTTTTTAATGAAGAAAAGGAGCAAAACAATAATACAAAATAG
- a CDS encoding CpaF/VirB11 family protein: protein MVSNLLKSYLDDFMPILSQPNLNEVVFNKEKEYFLHRPKEKVRCFNEKFTNDYLLVFCEQLAIFRNQKFTLKTPKLNTSLPYTQIRINALHPSIIASSNISINIRVPSNFKFEINAFKLSEKCLAKNITYDFLLGLVSAGKNILISGGTASGKTSFVNSLIENIPKNERVVTIEDSPELKISNEDQVNILVDKSGSGFFTYEDGLNAAMRMSPDRLLLGEIDTHNTALFLRLANTGHSGMISTLHANSVVDAFVAICQNINLNKGGKPTPKETLLDYFCTGMDYVIQIKKKGSDRIIDDVLNVKSEFKKELML from the coding sequence ATGGTTTCTAATCTTTTAAAAAGTTACCTTGATGACTTTATGCCTATTTTAAGCCAGCCTAATTTAAATGAAGTGGTTTTTAATAAAGAAAAAGAGTATTTCTTGCACCGCCCAAAAGAAAAAGTGAGGTGTTTTAATGAAAAATTTACTAATGATTATTTGTTGGTTTTCTGTGAGCAATTAGCCATTTTTAGAAACCAAAAATTCACTCTAAAAACGCCTAAGTTAAACACTTCTTTGCCTTACACGCAAATTAGAATTAACGCATTACACCCTAGCATTATTGCTAGTTCTAATATCTCTATCAATATCAGAGTGCCTAGCAATTTCAAGTTTGAAATTAACGCCTTTAAATTAAGTGAGAAATGTCTGGCTAAAAACATTACCTATGATTTTTTACTTGGCTTAGTAAGTGCAGGTAAAAATATCTTAATCAGTGGTGGCACAGCTAGCGGTAAGACTAGCTTTGTTAATTCTTTGATTGAAAATATTCCCAAAAACGAAAGGGTAGTTACTATTGAAGATAGTCCTGAATTAAAAATCAGTAACGAAGATCAAGTCAATATTTTAGTGGATAAAAGCGGGAGCGGGTTTTTTACTTATGAAGATGGCTTAAATGCGGCTATGAGAATGTCTCCTGATAGATTATTATTAGGCGAAATTGACACGCATAACACTGCGTTATTTTTGCGTTTAGCAAATACCGGGCATAGCGGAATGATAAGTACCTTACATGCTAATAGTGTGGTAGATGCTTTTGTAGCTATTTGTCAAAATATCAACTTGAATAAAGGAGGTAAGCCTACCCCTAAAGAAACGCTTTTAGATTATTTTTGCACTGGTATGGACTATGTTATCCAGATCAAAAAAAAAGGTAGCGATAGGATAATTGATGATGTTTTAAATGTTAAAAGCGAATTTAAAAAGGAGTTGATGCTATGA
- a CDS encoding type IV secretory system conjugative DNA transfer family protein — translation MREKSKTLKDRFKDKTSNLFHKLNSIQKDYYTKILPKAYKDVFTLGSSKSYPMTLNFDKGFCVGLYKGLNSLKPTYYDAPLSTLIIAPPGSGKTAAVAVPNLLNVPSSCVVLDIKGELFDLTAGYRQQVLKNKIFVFDPLGNDNTLKFNPFDKRIIEKLDFNRKRRLVDEVGNTIFAEDGANKDPHWTQQAKNLFVFYALYDLCVHNTSTFFEIASAPIKNYVPLINPQSRFYTELYECQSSDNGFIKENGRYMAKVENGVKKMKPNVNVELLWYKQVAEQVYTDPENPKNYDGSVNTLEKDNQGNIIMKEGMLDPIIRNEANKWAKANDKEFASIKSVYSRFMQVFTSYQVKSATDSMSFEYEDLRADNISLYIKIAQTDIDTLAPLIRILLESIAKNLLLKESKKFEERVYLFLDEFVRFGKLPFLLEMPALSRSYGVVLIFITQSNALIEKYYSREDARIINSTVAYKIIFKMDDLEYAKQVSEEVGKMTRKTRSHSTEKGQLITGGTSSIGKEAWDLLSAQDIMNIDKDEVIILVSGHKAKPLKLKANYYFKNQELLSRINWEVKPNEEVF, via the coding sequence ATGAGAGAAAAATCCAAAACATTAAAAGATAGATTTAAAGATAAAACTAGCAATTTATTTCATAAGCTTAATAGCATTCAAAAAGATTATTACACTAAAATTCTTCCTAAGGCTTACAAAGATGTCTTTACGCTAGGTTCTTCTAAAAGTTATCCTATGACTTTAAATTTTGACAAAGGTTTTTGTGTGGGGCTATATAAAGGATTAAATTCGCTTAAGCCTACTTATTATGATGCTCCGCTTTCTACTTTAATTATCGCTCCTCCTGGAAGTGGTAAAACCGCAGCTGTGGCTGTGCCTAATCTTTTAAATGTGCCTAGCTCTTGTGTGGTGTTAGATATTAAAGGGGAGTTATTTGATTTAACGGCTGGTTACAGACAACAAGTTTTAAAAAATAAAATTTTTGTATTTGATCCCTTGGGAAATGACAACACGCTTAAATTCAATCCGTTTGATAAACGCATTATAGAAAAATTAGATTTTAACAGAAAGCGAAGGCTTGTAGATGAAGTGGGTAATACTATTTTTGCTGAAGATGGGGCAAATAAAGACCCTCATTGGACACAGCAAGCTAAAAATTTATTTGTCTTTTACGCTCTTTATGATTTGTGCGTGCATAACACTAGCACCTTTTTTGAAATTGCAAGCGCTCCTATAAAAAATTATGTCCCCTTAATCAATCCACAAAGCCGATTTTATACTGAATTATATGAATGTCAAAGTAGCGATAATGGTTTTATTAAAGAGAATGGGCGTTATATGGCTAAAGTAGAAAATGGCGTTAAAAAAATGAAACCTAATGTCAATGTGGAATTGCTATGGTATAAACAAGTAGCCGAACAAGTCTATACTGACCCAGAAAATCCTAAAAATTATGATGGCTCTGTGAATACTTTAGAAAAAGACAATCAAGGCAATATTATAATGAAAGAGGGCATGTTAGATCCTATTATTAGAAACGAAGCGAACAAATGGGCTAAGGCGAATGATAAAGAGTTTGCGAGCATTAAATCAGTTTATAGCCGTTTTATGCAAGTCTTTACAAGCTATCAAGTTAAAAGCGCTACAGACAGCATGAGTTTTGAATACGAGGATTTAAGGGCTGACAATATTTCACTCTATATTAAAATCGCTCAAACAGATATTGACACGCTCGCACCGCTTATCCGTATCCTTTTGGAAAGTATTGCTAAAAATCTTTTATTGAAAGAGAGTAAGAAATTTGAAGAAAGGGTTTATCTCTTTTTAGATGAATTTGTGCGTTTTGGTAAATTGCCTTTTTTATTAGAAATGCCAGCATTGAGTAGGAGCTATGGTGTGGTTTTAATTTTTATCACGCAATCCAACGCTCTTATTGAAAAATATTATAGCAGAGAAGATGCAAGAATTATTAATAGCACCGTGGCTTACAAAATAATTTTCAAAATGGATGATTTAGAATACGCTAAACAAGTGAGCGAAGAAGTCGGTAAGATGACTAGAAAAACACGAAGCCATTCTACAGAAAAAGGACAGCTCATTACTGGAGGGACTTCTAGTATAGGAAAAGAGGCGTGGGACTTATTGAGCGCGCAAGATATTATGAATATTGATAAAGATGAAGTGATCATTTTAGTGAGCGGTCATAAGGCTAAACCCTTAAAATTAAAAGCGAATTATTATTTCAAAAATCAAGAATTACTCTCTCGTATTAACTGGGAAGTCAAGCCCAATGAAGAAGTGTTTTGA
- a CDS encoding type II toxin-antitoxin system YafQ family toxin, protein MLKVRAKKDFLKDFNKHILSGRITESDVTSVVDCLKEQKPLQQKYCDHALSGNLKGLRECHVKPNLLLIYEIKKQENELVLLRLDTHSELFKK, encoded by the coding sequence ATGCTTAAAGTCAGAGCTAAGAAAGATTTTCTTAAAGACTTTAATAAGCATATCTTATCCGGGCGTATTACAGAAAGCGATGTTACAAGCGTTGTTGATTGTCTCAAAGAACAAAAACCACTCCAACAAAAATATTGCGACCATGCTTTGAGTGGCAATCTTAAAGGGTTGAGAGAATGCCATGTCAAACCAAACTTGTTATTGATTTATGAAATCAAAAAACAAGAAAACGAACTTGTCTTATTGCGTCTAGACACTCATAGCGAGCTATTTAAAAAGTAA